From a single Populus trichocarpa isolate Nisqually-1 chromosome 17, P.trichocarpa_v4.1, whole genome shotgun sequence genomic region:
- the LOC127904474 gene encoding uncharacterized mitochondrial protein AtMg00820-like, producing MITRSITGSLKPKQLSDFHLYHSTKHPLKALYTIILPPEPTTFSQASKSPHWRDSMTVEYNALISNGTWTLCPRPSHKHVIRNKWVYKLKQKSDGTIDRYKARLVAKGFEQQDGIDYTETFSLVIKPATIRLILALAVHYD from the coding sequence ATGATTACTCGTAGCATTACTGGATCTCTCAAACCTAAACAACTTTCTGACTTTCACCTCTATCACTCTACAAAACATCCTCTCAAAGCCCTTTATACTATCATCCTTCCTCCTGAACCAACTACCTTTTCACAGGCCTCAAAGAGCCCACATTGGAGAGATTCCATGACTGTCGAATATAATGCTTTAATATCCAATGGTACTTGGACTTTGTGTCCACGACCCTCTCATAAACATGTGATTCGAAACAAGTGGGTTTAcaaacttaaacaaaaatcagaTGGCACTATTGATCGTTATAAGGCAAGGCTTGTGGCAAAGGGTTTTGAGCAACAAGATGGCATCGATTACACTGAGACTTTTAGTCTAGTTATTAAACCAGCTACTATTCGTCTCATTCTTGCTCTTGCAGTTCATTATGATTGA